A part of Pectobacterium cacticida genomic DNA contains:
- a CDS encoding energy transducer TonB: MQQASMQHPSLNAHVDAALAVQHDVSLIQPSHNMMVATPVRGEIGKIALSFLTVALVHASVIALLITRTTEYTPINLLNPAASVSIQATMVEAPVPEPIPEPSPEPPVLTSEQGEREIAPVPEKAIVKEQPTPPPPVKKVVHQPPVKPVVKPQPVRPKTTAERQPAARPAPEAVPARPEAAAGSVTTVSKGNLMHNSPGAQPKQVASVGCVVPQPDYPRRAKRLRQEGDVLVRLVINPEGRLIRHDIARSSGHDMLDQAAVNAVAQARCTPYRENGQAITVMTIQPINFRLAH; the protein is encoded by the coding sequence GTGCAACAGGCATCCATGCAACACCCGTCATTAAACGCCCATGTTGATGCGGCTCTCGCCGTACAGCATGATGTCTCCCTTATCCAGCCGTCACATAACATGATGGTGGCAACGCCTGTTCGGGGAGAAATAGGGAAGATAGCGCTCAGCTTTCTGACCGTCGCACTTGTCCATGCGAGCGTCATCGCCCTGCTCATCACTCGTACGACCGAATACACACCGATCAATCTGCTTAATCCGGCCGCCAGCGTGAGCATTCAGGCTACGATGGTGGAAGCGCCAGTACCAGAGCCTATTCCCGAACCATCGCCGGAGCCACCCGTGCTGACGTCGGAACAGGGAGAACGCGAGATTGCGCCGGTTCCCGAAAAAGCGATCGTTAAGGAACAGCCAACGCCACCACCGCCGGTCAAAAAAGTAGTCCACCAGCCGCCTGTGAAGCCCGTGGTAAAACCACAGCCTGTCCGCCCAAAAACAACCGCCGAACGTCAGCCTGCGGCGCGTCCAGCGCCGGAAGCCGTCCCCGCAAGACCAGAGGCCGCGGCAGGATCAGTCACCACCGTCAGCAAAGGCAATCTGATGCACAATAGCCCAGGTGCACAACCTAAGCAGGTAGCCTCCGTGGGCTGCGTCGTCCCGCAACCTGATTATCCCCGTCGCGCCAAACGTCTTCGGCAGGAAGGCGACGTACTCGTGCGTCTGGTGATTAACCCAGAAGGACGTTTGATTCGGCATGACATTGCCCGCAGCAGCGGCCATGACATGCTCGATCAGGCTGCAGTTAATGCTGTGGCGCAGGCACGTTGTACGCCTTACCGCGAAAACGGCCAGGCTATTACTGTCATGACGATCCAGCCCATCAATTTCCGGCTGGCTCACTAA
- a CDS encoding FecR family protein, translated as MARQHIGDPIVEQAIEWMVLLRSGEATQTDYDEYRRWRYENALHERACQRIEQTLGKFQPLLAALPHEPIRQALLAPSGRRKALQYGLGMVAIASLSSLLLNQHYPLSPLLSDVKTATAQRQQVPLSDGSTLMLNARTAVDINIEPKNSIRQIGVFNGGIFAKIKPDTQRPFIIDTQMGNIVALQANINVRYESGGVHVGVLDNIAKVTNRAGQSLRLHAGQGVWFDHSTLYQVAVASEAESAWMQGRLEVHDRSLASVISALRDYTPGIIRLDPTIADLRVSGNFPLDNLNYTLDSLAQTMPIAIVHTTDYWIHIRAAKPT; from the coding sequence ATGGCACGACAACACATAGGTGACCCAATTGTCGAGCAGGCGATTGAATGGATGGTGCTACTGCGTTCGGGTGAGGCGACCCAGACCGATTATGATGAGTATCGCCGCTGGCGATATGAGAACGCGTTGCATGAGCGCGCCTGCCAACGTATCGAGCAAACGCTGGGGAAATTTCAGCCGCTGCTTGCCGCGCTCCCCCATGAGCCTATCCGACAAGCGCTATTGGCACCATCTGGCCGACGCAAAGCCCTGCAATACGGGTTGGGGATGGTCGCTATCGCCTCGTTAAGCAGCCTGTTGCTTAATCAGCACTATCCTCTGTCGCCGCTTTTGTCCGATGTAAAAACCGCTACAGCGCAGCGCCAGCAAGTTCCACTCAGCGATGGCAGTACGCTCATGTTGAATGCACGTACCGCCGTCGACATCAATATTGAGCCAAAGAATAGCATCCGTCAGATCGGGGTTTTCAACGGCGGTATCTTTGCGAAAATTAAACCGGATACCCAACGCCCTTTTATTATTGATACCCAGATGGGCAATATCGTCGCACTTCAGGCCAATATAAACGTGCGCTATGAAAGTGGTGGCGTACATGTCGGTGTGCTGGACAATATTGCCAAAGTGACTAACCGTGCGGGGCAAAGCCTGAGGCTTCATGCCGGCCAGGGCGTATGGTTCGATCATTCAACGCTCTATCAGGTTGCCGTCGCATCGGAAGCGGAAAGCGCCTGGATGCAGGGGCGTCTGGAAGTTCACGATCGCTCTTTGGCTTCAGTCATCAGCGCACTGCGTGATTACACTCCCGGAATCATCCGCTTGGATCCCACTATCGCCGATCTACGCGTCAGCGGTAATTTTCCGTTAGATAACCTGAACTACACACTGGATTCGCTGGCGCAAACCATGCCTATCGCCATTGTGCATACCACCGATTATTGGATACATATCCGCGCCGCCAAACCGACATAA
- a CDS encoding sigma-70 family RNA polymerase sigma factor — translation MYTEAVKKPDLLSLIFRSDYRWLTEKLRRRIAYGCEAEDVASEAFLRLASLPNLANVQEPRAMLTTLAKRVLYENWRRRDLERAYLTALASKPEFHHPSPEEQSLLLEALFTIDQALDGLSLKARQAFLLSQLDGMTYANIAIQLDVSVSMVRKYIAKALTNCYLATQDSSDL, via the coding sequence ATGTACACAGAGGCTGTTAAAAAACCCGACTTGCTGTCGCTGATATTTCGCAGCGATTATCGCTGGCTAACGGAAAAATTACGCCGTCGTATTGCCTATGGCTGTGAAGCGGAAGATGTCGCTTCCGAGGCCTTTCTGCGTTTAGCCTCTCTGCCGAATCTCGCCAACGTACAAGAACCGCGCGCGATGTTAACAACCCTCGCCAAGCGCGTACTGTATGAAAATTGGCGTCGGCGCGATCTGGAAAGAGCCTATCTAACAGCGCTGGCGAGTAAACCAGAGTTTCACCACCCATCACCGGAAGAACAATCGCTATTACTGGAGGCGCTGTTTACCATCGATCAAGCGCTGGATGGACTCTCCCTCAAAGCTAGGCAGGCCTTTTTATTAAGCCAGCTCGATGGCATGACCTATGCAAACATTGCCATACAACTCGATGTCTCCGTCAGTATGGTCAGAAAATACATTGCCAAAGCGCTGACCAACTGCTATTTGGCCACGCAGGACAGCAGTGACTTATAG
- a CDS encoding TonB-dependent siderophore receptor → MKKRNAASPILGLGFKKRLFFTNMLAINSTLFIGVTATPMSVYAASENDTIAFSIPAGDLQKGLLAIASQSKQTLSFNPALVANYQSAALNGNYSTRQAILRLLQGTPLLLTTTDNGTLTIVSSRANDAEMALVGDKTLPAITVSASSEDETVLNPSTSSSALRTSTSLQQTAQSVQVISNKLINARQATSLEEALKNSGSVVTIQSNRGTPTYWMRGYAVTSGATDGLSGSSNAGIGQGTAIEGIERVEVLKGPQSVLAGSSSAAGTINVVRKKPVTEPLHVLKVEAARYGEFKTAIDLGGALTDDKAFSYRLNASTMKSQHAFPDYNGNHGDYFAPALTWRNDNTRITIGAEANQMRQSGPAGTIYANGKIQKLPEYRLGDKDDHNKMKTTNAYYDLEQKLTGDWTFNSKAGFQSTASQMKMNEALEIAANGDKTSHPLAYKSTNQTWSLQNDIRGKIKTGPVTQTLLIGHDYKHERYASYDGDFILLNNGNVYNPDSLVFPGIGEPSSRTYTTKLIQSGLLLQDQIDVFDRLHFQLALKRSTWNNSYLIGSIASTYTATKWIPNYGVSFDITPDITIYANLLNSFSGSAQVSRSGAQLPPTTGQSKEAGLKFNLLDDNLTLTTAVFSIEQKNLTVSDSSGFPIATTGRKSEGFDVDLNGSLLPGWDVTASYTYSENKDPTTILSSSTNTPRHSVNAWTSYEIQSGSYQGMGASIGVNGSSGVQNSRDSQDIKVGSQFSTDASIFYRQPDWSLTLGVNNVFDRDIYYISSTPLYIGVKEGRTWRLTGTYSF, encoded by the coding sequence ATGAAAAAACGCAATGCTGCCTCGCCCATTCTGGGATTGGGTTTTAAGAAACGCTTATTTTTCACTAATATGCTGGCAATCAATTCTACGCTATTCATCGGTGTAACAGCGACGCCCATGAGTGTCTATGCCGCCAGTGAGAATGATACGATCGCGTTTTCTATTCCAGCAGGCGATCTGCAAAAAGGCTTATTGGCTATTGCCAGTCAAAGCAAACAGACTCTCTCTTTTAATCCTGCGCTGGTGGCGAATTACCAGAGTGCCGCACTTAATGGTAACTATTCTACGCGTCAGGCGATCCTGCGCTTACTGCAAGGTACGCCGCTATTACTGACAACGACGGACAATGGCACGTTAACTATTGTGTCTTCCCGCGCTAACGATGCTGAAATGGCATTGGTCGGCGATAAAACGTTGCCCGCGATTACCGTTAGTGCAAGTAGTGAAGATGAAACGGTATTAAACCCTAGCACCTCATCTTCCGCATTACGCACCAGCACGTCGTTACAGCAAACGGCACAGTCGGTTCAGGTGATCAGTAATAAATTGATTAACGCTCGTCAGGCGACTTCGCTGGAAGAGGCGCTGAAAAACTCAGGGAGCGTGGTTACTATCCAGTCAAACCGTGGTACGCCCACATACTGGATGCGCGGTTATGCTGTCACGTCTGGTGCGACGGACGGCCTGTCGGGATCCAGCAATGCGGGCATCGGCCAAGGGACGGCAATCGAAGGCATTGAGCGCGTAGAAGTGTTAAAAGGGCCGCAGTCGGTGCTAGCGGGGAGTAGTTCCGCAGCAGGAACGATAAATGTCGTACGTAAAAAACCGGTAACCGAACCATTGCATGTGCTCAAAGTTGAAGCCGCTCGCTACGGTGAGTTTAAAACGGCTATCGATCTGGGCGGGGCACTGACGGATGATAAAGCGTTTAGTTACCGTTTGAATGCCTCAACCATGAAATCTCAGCATGCCTTCCCTGATTATAATGGCAATCATGGCGATTACTTCGCACCGGCACTCACATGGCGGAATGATAATACGCGTATCACGATTGGTGCAGAGGCTAATCAGATGCGTCAGTCTGGCCCTGCTGGGACGATTTATGCTAACGGAAAGATACAGAAGCTACCGGAATATCGTCTGGGAGATAAAGACGATCATAATAAGATGAAAACGACGAATGCTTATTATGATCTGGAGCAAAAGCTTACTGGTGATTGGACATTTAACAGTAAAGCGGGTTTCCAAAGCACGGCATCTCAGATGAAGATGAACGAAGCGCTCGAGATTGCAGCGAATGGCGACAAAACTAGCCATCCATTGGCCTATAAATCCACCAATCAGACATGGAGCCTGCAAAACGATATTCGTGGCAAAATCAAAACCGGGCCTGTCACGCAGACGCTACTGATCGGCCATGATTATAAGCATGAGCGTTATGCTAGCTATGACGGTGATTTTATTTTGCTGAACAATGGCAATGTGTACAACCCAGATTCGTTAGTATTCCCCGGCATCGGTGAGCCAAGCAGCAGAACTTACACTACCAAGTTGATTCAAAGTGGTCTCCTGTTACAAGATCAGATTGATGTCTTTGACCGTCTGCATTTCCAACTGGCGCTTAAGCGCTCGACATGGAATAACTCTTACCTGATAGGATCAATAGCCTCAACATATACCGCTACGAAGTGGATCCCCAATTATGGTGTCAGTTTCGACATCACACCGGACATCACGATTTATGCCAACTTGCTGAATAGTTTTAGCGGCAGCGCACAAGTCTCACGTTCAGGCGCTCAGCTTCCGCCGACGACGGGGCAGTCGAAAGAAGCCGGACTAAAGTTTAACCTGCTCGACGACAATCTAACGTTAACGACGGCGGTATTCAGTATTGAACAGAAAAACTTGACGGTAAGCGATAGCAGTGGTTTCCCTATTGCGACTACGGGGCGAAAAAGTGAAGGTTTTGATGTTGACCTGAACGGTTCTCTGTTGCCGGGGTGGGATGTGACAGCGAGCTATACCTATTCGGAAAACAAGGATCCGACCACGATTCTTTCCAGCAGCACCAATACACCTCGTCATTCTGTTAACGCCTGGACCTCTTATGAAATACAGTCCGGTAGTTATCAGGGGATGGGGGCTTCAATTGGTGTGAATGGCTCTTCAGGTGTGCAAAACAGTAGGGACAGTCAAGATATTAAGGTAGGGAGCCAGTTTTCAACAGATGCATCCATATTTTATCGTCAGCCTGATTGGTCTCTCACATTAGGTGTTAATAACGTCTTCGATCGTGATATCTACTACATCAGCTCGACGCCGCTATATATCGGGGTGAAAGAAGGGCGGACATGGCGCCTTACCGGGACGTATTCGTTCTGA
- a CDS encoding ABC transporter ATP-binding protein/permease, with the protein MNASETSMARPGISQILMPYWQTPEKYLALLILAMIISINLGTAYINVEANRIAGKFTDALIGLDWAKIKPLFIFSFLLGLGAMMLKWTNVLAQGYLALRWRTWMTLHYIRRWTGTSAYYQIERDGALPNIDQRIADDVNELVSASLNFFLSIISVIISTVTYTALLWSVSGVLRFSFMGSDWAIPGYMVYALYIEYVLQVALSHWLGKSLIKLNMNQQNAEGDFRFLGVQLRENAEQVAFYHGGAREGERLAQRFSRVRDNALAVLLRGFKVSFGQSLFSHFLSPLPTLLALPQLLRGEITFGDLTRIQMAYGSLGATLSYFMQAYQSFTRWLALTKRLQDMEEALNKSELSPSPIRITEHDGSDFSCHNLQLLTPDGRALAALDNWQVLPGERWMIDGASGVGKSTLLRACAGLWQHGSGAIARPRRCRTLFLPQKSYLPTGTLKAALCYPSHARDFSDEACRQALIDSALPNMAEQLNDEDRWQQRLSGGEQQRVAIARTLLHRPDFIFLDEATSALDSETEQRIYQALIDGLPNSAIISVAHRETLAAFHTHHLHLTPRTGSNNYYDRENQTGDNAPHYQRIDSDFNERGLAWRGE; encoded by the coding sequence ATGAACGCAAGCGAGACAAGTATGGCAAGGCCGGGTATCAGCCAGATTCTGATGCCCTATTGGCAGACGCCAGAAAAATATTTGGCGCTGCTCATACTGGCGATGATTATTAGCATTAATCTGGGTACGGCTTATATCAATGTGGAGGCGAACCGGATAGCCGGGAAATTCACTGATGCATTGATAGGACTAGATTGGGCGAAAATAAAACCGTTATTTATTTTCAGCTTTTTGCTCGGTTTGGGGGCCATGATGCTGAAGTGGACAAATGTACTTGCTCAAGGGTATCTGGCATTACGTTGGCGAACTTGGATGACGCTCCACTACATTCGGCGGTGGACAGGAACATCGGCTTATTACCAAATAGAAAGGGACGGTGCGCTACCGAATATCGATCAGCGTATCGCCGATGACGTTAACGAGCTGGTGTCGGCTTCGCTGAATTTTTTTCTCAGCATTATCTCGGTCATCATCAGCACCGTCACGTACACGGCGCTGCTGTGGTCGGTGTCTGGAGTGCTGCGTTTTTCGTTTATGGGCAGTGACTGGGCGATCCCCGGCTACATGGTCTATGCCCTGTATATCGAGTACGTACTTCAGGTCGCGCTGTCACACTGGCTTGGTAAGTCACTGATTAAGCTGAATATGAACCAGCAGAATGCGGAAGGAGACTTCCGCTTTCTGGGGGTGCAATTGCGCGAAAACGCAGAGCAGGTGGCTTTCTACCACGGGGGGGCGCGCGAAGGAGAGCGGCTTGCCCAGCGCTTTTCACGCGTGCGTGACAATGCGCTGGCCGTGCTGCTGCGTGGTTTCAAAGTGTCGTTTGGCCAGAGTTTGTTTAGCCATTTCCTTTCCCCCCTACCGACCCTACTGGCTTTACCACAACTATTACGTGGTGAGATCACCTTTGGCGATCTCACCCGGATTCAGATGGCCTACGGCTCCCTCGGTGCGACGCTAAGTTACTTTATGCAGGCGTATCAGTCCTTCACGCGCTGGCTGGCGCTGACGAAGCGTTTGCAGGATATGGAAGAAGCGCTGAATAAAAGCGAGCTGTCGCCATCGCCCATTCGAATTACGGAGCACGATGGCTCTGATTTTTCCTGCCATAACCTGCAGTTGCTCACGCCGGATGGTCGGGCACTAGCAGCATTAGACAACTGGCAAGTATTGCCGGGAGAACGCTGGATGATCGACGGGGCGTCTGGGGTGGGTAAGAGCACATTGTTGCGCGCCTGTGCCGGGTTATGGCAGCACGGTAGCGGGGCGATTGCGCGGCCTCGCCGCTGTCGTACGTTGTTTTTACCGCAAAAAAGCTACCTTCCGACAGGCACGCTGAAAGCCGCGTTGTGTTACCCCAGTCATGCGCGTGATTTTAGCGATGAGGCATGTCGGCAGGCGCTGATAGACAGCGCATTACCGAATATGGCCGAACAACTGAATGATGAAGATCGCTGGCAACAGCGGTTATCAGGCGGTGAGCAGCAGCGGGTGGCAATAGCACGTACTTTGCTGCATCGTCCCGATTTTATTTTCCTAGATGAAGCCACTAGTGCGCTCGACTCCGAGACAGAGCAGCGGATTTATCAGGCGCTGATTGACGGTTTGCCTAATAGTGCCATTATCAGCGTGGCACATCGGGAAACGCTGGCCGCTTTCCATACTCACCATTTACATCTGACACCGCGAACCGGAAGTAATAACTATTATGACAGGGAAAACCAGACTGGCGATAACGCGCCACACTATCAGCGTATTGATAGTGATTTTAACGAGCGTGGCCTTGCCTGGCGTGGCGAATGA
- a CDS encoding S9 family peptidase, which yields MTGKTRLAITRHTISVLIVILTSVALPGVANESPDLNREDYHRIKALGQHYRTLIDHYPGQMVWQPDGRSFVYRRSVAATAEQPGGYEFVRVDAANQTQQPAFDHERLAQALTPLLTKPVTATTLPFEQVDYNEQAKLLFIPHGARLLGCDIHRYQCRVVSDLSQSAEQKQEVPAYQSRISPDGKWEAIVDNHNLVLIGKQDGERTTITQDGTAENEYEIERLSWSPDSTKLVMFRIQRAEKRYVHYIESSPTDQLQPKHRQIVYPKPGDVLDIPQPVVVEVASRRMTAIEPILFPNPYSLSYPVWRKDGRTFTFEYNQRGHQVYRVIEVDSETGQARTLINETADTFIDYMPLTGVLTGSGKYYRHDLANGTEIVWASERSGWQHLYLYDAVTGTVKNAITQGDWVVRAVNWVDEKNRVIYFSASGINQGEDPYYTHGYKIGFDGSGLTTLTPESANHTLNFSPNGDYYIDTYSRYDLPPITTLYRTTDNRAVMRVNTTDISRLRSAGWRPPVPFMAPGRDGKTEIWGMIYPPRHLNADEKYPVIEGIYAGPHGSFVPKDFSFWPEPLTELGFAVAKIDGMGTNNRSRAFHDVAWRNLKDAGFPDRILWHQAVARQYPWYDIARGVGITGVSAGGQSAMAALLFHPEFYTVAVADSGSHDNRMDKIWWNEQWMGWPIGKEYTASSNAENAWRLQGKLLLMVGELDENVDPSTTMQVVDRLIKANKDFDLFYMPGGGHGVSSSAYGQRLMWDFFIRHLAGRKTPDWNSPVEQSP from the coding sequence ATGACAGGGAAAACCAGACTGGCGATAACGCGCCACACTATCAGCGTATTGATAGTGATTTTAACGAGCGTGGCCTTGCCTGGCGTGGCGAATGAGTCGCCCGATCTGAACCGCGAGGATTACCATCGGATTAAAGCATTGGGGCAGCATTATCGGACATTGATTGACCATTATCCAGGGCAGATGGTGTGGCAGCCGGATGGTCGATCTTTTGTCTACCGCCGCTCGGTTGCCGCAACGGCGGAGCAGCCTGGCGGCTATGAGTTTGTGCGGGTGGATGCTGCCAACCAGACGCAACAGCCTGCTTTCGATCATGAGCGGTTGGCGCAGGCGCTCACCCCATTGCTCACCAAGCCAGTGACGGCGACGACTCTGCCGTTTGAACAGGTTGATTATAACGAACAGGCAAAACTGTTATTTATCCCTCACGGGGCACGGCTGCTTGGTTGTGATATTCATCGCTACCAATGTCGGGTTGTGTCCGATCTCTCCCAATCAGCAGAACAAAAGCAAGAGGTTCCCGCGTACCAGAGCCGGATATCGCCCGATGGTAAATGGGAGGCGATCGTTGATAATCACAATCTGGTGCTGATTGGTAAGCAGGATGGTGAACGGACCACCATCACGCAGGATGGAACAGCGGAGAATGAGTACGAGATCGAGAGATTGAGCTGGTCTCCGGACAGTACGAAACTGGTGATGTTTCGCATACAGCGGGCTGAGAAACGTTATGTTCACTATATTGAATCCTCCCCCACAGACCAGTTACAGCCGAAACACCGTCAGATTGTCTACCCTAAACCGGGCGATGTATTGGATATCCCTCAACCCGTCGTGGTTGAGGTAGCTTCACGCCGAATGACGGCTATTGAACCTATACTGTTTCCGAATCCTTATTCGCTCTCATATCCCGTGTGGCGCAAAGACGGGCGTACTTTTACATTTGAATATAATCAGCGTGGCCATCAGGTATATCGGGTTATTGAAGTAGATAGTGAAACGGGCCAGGCACGCACGCTGATTAACGAAACAGCGGACACGTTTATCGATTATATGCCGCTGACAGGGGTATTGACCGGTAGCGGTAAATATTACCGGCACGATCTGGCGAACGGTACAGAGATCGTCTGGGCTTCAGAGCGCAGTGGGTGGCAGCATCTGTACCTGTATGATGCGGTAACCGGAACAGTGAAAAATGCCATTACCCAGGGTGATTGGGTGGTACGCGCCGTTAACTGGGTTGATGAAAAAAATCGGGTTATTTACTTCAGTGCATCAGGTATCAATCAAGGTGAAGATCCCTATTACACACACGGCTATAAAATCGGTTTTGACGGCAGCGGGCTGACGACATTAACACCGGAATCCGCCAACCACACGCTGAATTTTTCACCCAACGGCGATTATTATATCGATACCTACTCGCGCTACGATCTGCCGCCGATCACCACGCTCTATCGTACGACCGATAATCGGGCCGTTATGCGCGTTAACACCACTGATATCAGTCGCTTGCGTTCTGCTGGCTGGCGTCCGCCTGTTCCGTTTATGGCACCGGGTAGAGACGGAAAAACCGAAATCTGGGGAATGATCTATCCGCCGCGTCATCTTAACGCGGATGAAAAATATCCGGTCATTGAAGGTATTTATGCCGGACCACATGGCTCTTTTGTGCCGAAAGATTTTTCCTTTTGGCCCGAACCCCTGACCGAGTTAGGTTTTGCTGTGGCAAAGATTGACGGTATGGGCACCAATAATCGCTCGCGTGCGTTTCACGATGTCGCCTGGCGTAACCTAAAGGATGCGGGTTTCCCCGATAGGATTCTGTGGCATCAGGCAGTAGCACGACAGTATCCCTGGTATGACATTGCACGTGGCGTCGGTATTACCGGTGTTTCCGCGGGGGGCCAGAGCGCGATGGCAGCACTGCTCTTTCATCCTGAATTTTATACTGTCGCAGTGGCGGATTCAGGCAGTCACGATAACCGCATGGATAAAATCTGGTGGAATGAGCAGTGGATGGGGTGGCCAATAGGCAAGGAGTATACGGCGTCTTCCAATGCAGAAAATGCCTGGCGTTTACAGGGTAAATTGTTGCTTATGGTCGGGGAGTTGGATGAAAACGTCGATCCATCCACAACGATGCAGGTTGTCGATCGGTTGATTAAAGCCAATAAAGATTTTGACCTGTTCTACATGCCCGGTGGCGGTCATGGTGTAAGCAGCAGTGCATACGGTCAGCGACTGATGTGGGACTTTTTTATTCGTCATCTCGCAGGGCGAAAAACACCCGACTGGAATAGCCCGGTGGAGCAATCACCCTGA